ACCTATAAAAGGTATTCTTCTGACATTATATGATTCTAGGACAAGACTTGGAAGGGATGTCTATAGCAACGTCAAAGAGTACTTTGGAGCTACTGAGTACATTTTTAAAACAACTATCCCCAGAAATGTTACATTAGCAGAAGCACCAAGCCATGGTAAACCTTGTATAATCTATGATGATGAATCTAGTGGTTCACATGCATACCTAAATCTAGCAAAAGAAATTATTAGTAGAGATGGTTCGGAGGGCAATAAATGACTGCTAGGAAAAAGGAAAGTGCCCTTGGGAGAGGGTTGGATGCATTAATAAGACCAGAATTTAATGATGTTGATGAGGCTGATAACAAATTAAAGAAAACAGAATTAAATAAGCCTAATTCTAAGAATATAAGAAAGAATAAAAACAAAACTTCAAAATTAACTAAAAAAGATAAAAAAACAACAAATACAACAACTAATCATTCAGAAAAAAAATCTTTTGTTGATGATACATTGGTAAAGAATGTAATATTGGAAGTTCATAAAAATCCTAGAATATCTCTCTGGTCCGCTAAGTCGGCTGCAGTTTTAAGATTATTAAAAAAGACTAAACCTGAGTTCAGTATAAGTAAAGAAGCTTCAGCTCTTATAGAAGAAGCCGTTAAGAATAAATACCCTGATCTTTGGGAAGTATTTGAAGAAAAGGAAATATAAAAATTTAGTTATAAGTTATAACTTATAAGTTTCTCAATTATAACTTATAAGTAAAACTATTAACTTTTAGTAAGAATTTATTTCAAAATTAAAGAGTTGATTGGTAAGAACTTTTTAATTTAACAAATGTTTCAGCTCTACCTATACTTACACCCATTTTTTTCAAGTCTTCCATACTTTTAAAAGAAATATTTCGTTTTCTAGATTCGATTATCCTTCTAGCAGATATTTTACCTATTCCTGGAACTCTGAGAAGATCTTTATATGATGCAGAATTAATTTCAACAGGAAACATTTCCATTTTAGAAAGAGCGGCTGAATATTTTGGATCTAAATCCAACTTCATATTACCATCTTCCTCAAACACAAGTTCATCAAGATCAAAACCATATGATTGGATTAAATGATCAGCTTGATATAATCTTGAAGTTCTTTTAGGATGTGGTTCAGAATGATTTTCTAAAGGTGTGTTCTTCATGGAATTAAAAGGGCTGAAATAACTTCTTTTAATATCTAATTTTTTCTGAAGCCAATTTGCTCGTTTTAATATTTCAGTATCTGTTTCATCGGTGGCCCCTACAATAAACTGCGTGGATTGTCCCGAAGGCGCGAGATTTTCATCTTTTTTCATTAGCCTTTGTATCCATTTCATCCGCCTTAAAATATCGTTATTGAATGTTTTGGTAGTTGATAATTCTTCAAATCCATCAGGAGTAGCTGCTTCTATATTAACACTCACTCTATCTGCAAGGCTCATGGCACGTTTAAGTAAATCATAAGAGGTCCCAGGCAAAATTTTCAAATGGATATATCCATTGTATTCATGTTCCATTCTAAGTTTTCTTGCTACTTCCACCATATTCTCCATAGAAACATCTGCATCTCTAGGGATACCAGAACTCAAGAATAAACCTTCAACCAATCTGTTGTTGTAGTAATCAAGAAAAGTAGATGTGAGCTCATTAGGGGTAAATTCAACTCTATTAAATTTATGGCCACCATGATTAACACAGTATCGGCAATCATTTGAACATTTATTGGTCATAAGAACTTTAAATAGAGGAATACAAACACCATTTCCTGCTGTTGCATTATATATGCCTGGTAACTTTCCTGAAAGAAAATTATCTGGGTTGTAGTTACCATAGTTACAAAGATCATACCTTGCACTATCACCCAAAATTACCATCTTTTTTACCCTATTCATTGATCTCATGATATGATTATGATATTAATTAAAATTTCTTATAATAAATCAAAACATTATAATAAGATCATGGATCACTAATTAGTATGAGAGCCGTTATTGCAGGAACAGGAAGTGCTGTTGGTAAAACAACCATTTCAACGGGAATAATGAGGGCTTTGTCGAATGAATATGATATACAGCCTTTTAAAGCAGGTCCAGATTATATAGATCCTACATATCATGGTCTTGCTACAGGAAACATTTCTAGAAATCTGGATTCATTTTTCATGTCAGAAGATCAAATAAGAGAAGGATTTCAAAGAGCTATGAAGATTTCAAACGCTGATTTTGGAATAGTCGAAGGAGTTAGAGGTCTTTATGAGGGCATAAGTTCTTTAAATGATGTTGGGAGCACAGCTTCGATTGCTAAAGCACTTAATGCTCCGGTAATTCTTATTTTAAATTCAAAAAGTCTTGTAAAAAGTGCAGCAGCAATTGTAATTGGATTTAAAACCCTAGATCCTAGCATTAAAATTGAAGGAGTCATACTTAACTATATTAAAAACAGGAAACATTATCTCAAAACAAAGGAAGCTGTTGAAAAACTTGCAGACACTACAGTTATTGGAGGAATATCTCGTAATGATTCAATAAAGGTAGAAGAACGTCATTTGGGTCTTGTGCCTGCCATAGAACGTCAAAATATTCTCCAATCCATTGAGAAATGGGGAGATGTAATGGCAGATAATATTGATCTTGATGCATTAATATCAATAATGAAGGGATCTGGAAAATTATCTGGTGGAAGAGCACCTTTGTGGGATGAAGGAAACCGAAACAAAGTAAAAATCGGGGTTGCAATGGATGAGGTTTTCACATTTTATTATCGTGAAAATTTAGAAGCACTTGAAGCAAATAATGCAGATATTATTCCATTCAGTCCACTGCATGATGAGGAACTTCCTGATGTTGATGGAATATATATTGGTGGCGGCTATCCTGAAATATTTGCAAATGAACTTGAATCTAATCAATCAATGCGAAAATCAATTTTAAAGTTTCATAATGAAGGAAATCCAATTTATGCTGAATGTGGAGGGCTTATGTACTTGTCCAAGTCAATAAACAATAGAAATATGTGTAATGTTTTTAATTATCCCTCAACAATGACTAAGAATGTTCAGGCATTGAGTTATGTTATATCCGAGGCACAAAGGGATAATATCATTCTCAAAAAAGGAGAATCTTTTAGGGGTCATGAATTCCATTATTCTAAAGTGGATATTGGAAATGCCAAACCTAAATTTGCATTTAAGATACTAAGAGGAAAGGGTATTTTTGGATCTCAGGATGGATTAATGGAAAACAATACTGTTGCAAGCTATGTACATACTCATGTTGCTGCCTGCACACAATTCGGGTTAAACTTCACAACAAATGCATATTTGCATGAATAAATATATTTTAAAAAAGTTTGGAGGATCAAAATGCGTATCGCAGTTATAGCAGAAATGGCACCTGCAAAGGCATTCATACCCATAATAAAACAGCTTGATGCTGAAATTATTGGATTGACCCATGGTCATGGAGTTAACGAATTACTTGGTAAATATTGTTCAGAAGTACATTCTATAGGGCAGAGTAGGGGACAAGGAGCAAAAAAGAGATCCAATACAAAGATCGCATCCCTTGTATTAAAAGATATTTTTAGTGTTGTTAATTCCCTCAAAGGGAAAAAAATTGACCTATTGATGACATGCGGTAATGCTGGTGATGTAAGAAAGGGCATATCCGCATCAAAAATACTTAGAATACCAAATTTACATATTGAACAGGATATTTATAATCCCATTGAAATGATAGCATTTTCAAATCTGATTACAGTCCCATCAGAGGGTTATAAAAAATTTGTAGTTGAAAAATATGGATTGAAAAATGTTCATGTAATTGGTGGTTATCCAATGGCGTCATATGTTAGTGAAATGACTATTGAGGATCAAGATTCACTTAAAACCCGTTATGGTGTTGATGATTTTATGGTTCTTGTGTTTGGGGGAGATGTGAAAGGTGAAGATATTCCTAAAATTATCAAACAAGTTGAACTCATTAACAAGGAGGTTATAATAATTCCATTCAGATTCAGTGCAGAATTTGTTAAAAAATTTGTGACATCTCCAAAATTAATGGTTTTAGAGGGTTACATCGAGATTCCAAGTCTTATTAAGGCTTCATCAGGACTTATTTATGGTGCAGGAATGGGTTTAACAATTGAAGCGGGGGTTTTATCTGTTCCATCAATCAAGATAGCTGGATTTCATAGGGCACATTCCAGTGTTGATTTAGCACACGAACTTGGAATTCAAGTAACTGAAATTGACAATATTGCTTCTGCATGTGATCACTTAAACAATCCAAAAGGTGAATGGTTGGTTAAAAATGCTAATAATGCAATTTCAAATGTTGTAAAAATTATAAATAATTTTGAACATGAAAAAATATGTGGTAGTGGCGTAGGTAGTTTTAATAAAATTTGGAATGCACGATCAGAATTCAGATAATTGAATAAAACTCAATATTCCTAAAATTAGCTATTTTTACACTGTTTTAATGTGTAATTAGAATCAAAATTTAATATATTATATGATTATCACTTATTTGTATCTAATATACTTTTTACTAGGTTCTCTTTATATCATCCTTTCATACACATATAAAAGCTTAGCCATAAAAATTAAATCAAAAAATACTTATTTGATCATTTGAATAGCAACCTTGGTGATAAAATGGTTGTAAAAATAGGAATCATTAAATGCGGTAATATAGGTACCTCTCCAGTAATTGACTTATTACTAGATGAGAGGGCTGACAGACCCAACATAGATACTTGTGTAATAGGCTCTGGGGCTAAGATGAACCCAGAAGAAATCGAAAAAGCTGTACCGTTAATGTTAGAGATGGACAGAGACTTCGTTGTATTTATAAGCCCAAACCCAGGTGCACCAGGCCCTGCTAAAGCAAGAGAATTATTATCTGCTGCAGACGTTCCTGCAATCATTATTGGTGATGCTCCAGGATTAAGATCCAAAGACGAAATGGATGAACAAGGATTAGGTTACATCATCGTTAAAGCAGACCCAATGATTGGTGCAAGGAGAGAATTCCTTGACCCTACTGAAATGGCATCATTTAACTCCGATGTAATAAAAGTATTAGCTTTAACCGGAGCATACAGAGTTGTTCAGAACACCATCGACGCAGCAGTAAATGCTGTTGGAGCTGGAGAAACTCTCGAACTTCCTAAAGTTGTTATATCACGGGATAAAGCTGTTGAAGCTGCACAATTTGCAAGTCCATACGCAAAAGCAAAAGCAATGGCTGCATACGAAATTGCAACCAAAGTGGCTGACTTAGATGTCGAAGCTTGTTTCATGACCAAAGCTGCTGAAAAGTACATACCACTCGTAGCTTCAGCTCATGAAATGTTAGGTGTTGCAGCTAAATTAGCTTCAGAAGCAAGGGATATTGAAAAGGCTAACGACACAGTCGTAAGAACACCTCACGGTGGAAAAGGCCAGACATTGTCCAAATCTGTTTTAATGGAAAAACCAGAATAATTTAAAACCAACGACCTCCGGGTCGTTAATTTTTTGTTTTTTTAATTAGATGTTATTTTTTGATAGAGAGTAAATATTATTTTTTTAGGTGTTATTTATGATAGAGAATCTGATCGAAAGATTTTATGAATCAGCAAGTATGAATAGATGGAATGATCATATCCGGCCTGTTGAATTAACTGAATTAGATAAACAAGCCCATAAGATGGTTATAGCATATGTCATAGCCAACTTTGAAGAGAAGGATAGAAATGCTGAAATAAACTGGCAGAATCTTATAGAGGGAGGAATATTCGAATTTTTGCATAGAACAATATTAACAGATATTAAACCGCCCGTTTTTCATAAAATGATGGAAGAAAAGGGCGAATCCCTCAATAAACATGTTCTTAAATTGTTAGAAAGTGATATGAATGGATTAAGCCCGGAGTTCAAAGAAAATTTCGAAAGATATTTATTTGATTCTAAATATGCACAATTAGAAAAAAAGATTCTTAAAGCAGCACATTATATGGCTACAAACTGGGAATTCAGGATCATTTATCATACATCTCCATTTATTTATGGTATAGAAGAAACCAAAGAGGCTATAGAGAATCAAATTGAAGATCACTTTGATTTAATTGGAGTTCAAAAGCTTTCATTAGAGAAAAAATCTTTTGGATTTATAGACCTTTGTGGACAGCTACGTTTTCAGGAAAGATGGGCACACTCACCTCGACTTCCGAAAACCTCTGTTTTAGGACATATGTATATAGTTGCAATAACATCTTATCTTTTCTCGCTTGAGAATAATTCTTGCAAAAAACGACTTTATAACAATTTTTTTACTGGACTATTCCATGATCTACCTGAAGTACTTACAAAAGATATTATTTCACCTGTAAAGGGATCTGTCGAAGGTTTAGAAGATATTATCAAGGAATATGAAGAAAATCAAATGAAAACCCGTCTTCTACCACTTTTACCTCTTTCTTGGAGGGAAGAAATGAGATACTTCACACAAGATGAATTTGAAAATAAGATAAAAATAAACGATAACATCCATAAAGGAATTAAATTCAAAGAATTAAATGGTAAATACAATAAAAATAAATTCCAACCCCTTGATGGGAAACTCATTAAGGCATGTGATAAATTAGCAGCATTTATAGAAGCAGATTTTTCAATTAAACATGGAATAACATCAAAACACCTTGAAGAAGGAAGAAAAAATATATATGAAGATTTTAAAACAAAAAAAGTATCAGGAATAGATTTTGGGAGTATATTTAATTACTTCAAGGAAAAATCATTCAAAATCAAAGATTTTTAATAAGTTCAGTACTTTAAAGTGTTTTTCATCCATACTACTCTTCTATTCTTGTCTTTGAGACTTTCTGTGTTTACTGAAAGGAAATTTTCCACAATTTCCAGTTTGCCTAATATTTTGGCGATTTTACGTGTAGATCGTGGATTAGAATGTGTAGGAATGATTAATTGTGGTTTTATCTCTTCTATCAATGTATATCCTTTATCTGAATTAAACATTCCTGAAAAAGGGTTTGAAAATTGCATCAATGCAATATCGATCTTTCCAAGGGATTCTATTTGTTTTATTGTCATATGATCTTGGCCTATATCTCCCATATGTGCAATTTTAAGCCCATCAACCTCTAAAACATAGATAACATTATTGGGATTGTTATAATTAATTATATTTCCCCGATGTGATGAAGGAATGCTGTAAATATGAATATCTTTAACATCAAATCTTTCTACAGTTCCAATTGATTTTTTACATTTTAATGTTTCAATAAATTTTGGATCTATATGGTCTGAATGTGAGTGAGTAATGACGACAGCATCGGGATTTAGATCCAGCTCTTCTTGGGTGGGCATTGAAGTTGGATCAGTAACAATAACAGTTCCTGAAGAAGAAATTATAATAAATGAGTTAGTGGGTGTTGAACTAGACTTACTCACTGTTTGAATAATGGTCTTTCCAGTTTCATTTTTTAAAATGGGAACTTTTTTTGTCATTTTACATTCCTGAAATATTTTATCAGACAAGAAGTTTGATTAATTTATATAACATAAATCATAATTTTTTAATTAATAAACTTCATTGAGAAAATATTAAATATTTCACCACATTTTCCATTATCAATATCTTTTGTCCACAATTTCATCTGTCCAACAAATCGCATTCCTTGAGCATCTAAGTATTCACGCATTTGAATAGTGGCTTTTTGTGATTTATTCCCTTCTGAAGTCACAAAAGACTGCAAATTGTTTATCCTTTACATTTTTAAGTTCATATAAATATTGATTGATTGCTGCTGGAGTTCTTCCTGCCCAAACAGGGCAACACAAAATAAGACCATCATAGTTCATCAGATCAGTAGTGCAATTTTTTATAGGGACTTTATTTGCTCGAAAAGAGTCCCAAATTTTAAAAAGATACCATTTATCATTTTCAGTTTTTATTTCCGTTAAATCTGCATTAATTTTCTTTTGCAGTTTTTTTGCAACTTTAAGGGGGTGTCCTGAATATGAATAACATGCAATCAATGTTTTCAATCATATACCTCCATAAATTCATATCAATTATAAAATTCCCTTTGTGCTTGGAATAGAATCATGTTCTATCATTGATGCTTCTTTGAGTGCTCGAGCAAATGACTTAAAAAGGGCTTCTATTTTGTGGTGGTCGTTTTCTCCTTCTACATTAGCATTAATGTTTATTTTTGCAGAATTTGCAAATGATGCAAAGAAGTGTACAATGTTTTCCGTACTTAAATCTCCCACCTTCGCTTTTTTAAATTTAAAATTCAACACAGAATAATTTCTTCCACTAATATCTAATGCAACGGTTGCTAAAGCATCGTCCATTGGTACTATTGCATGTGCCATCCGTTTAATCCCTTTTTTGTCCCCAATCGCCTTATTAAATACTTCTCCAAGTAATATACCCACATCTTCCACTGTGTGATGATCATCGACACCAATATCTCCTTTTGCTTCCACTTCCAAATCAAAACGGCCATGCTTTGCAAATGAGTCTAACATGTGATCGAAAAATTCTATACCCGTTTCAACATTAAATTTTCCTTCACCATCTAGATCTAATACTATTTTAATGTCTGTTTCAGAAGTTTTTCTATTCATTTTTTGTTTTCTCATTTCCCTCATCTCTAATAACCTGTATAGCTTGTTCTGGACATTTTCCTGCACATATTGTACATAAATGGCAGTATTCTAAATTCGTGGCCATAGCTTTCTCATTTATATCCCAAATTTTTGCTCCTTTGGGGCAAGCTTCTTTACATATTCCACAACCAGTGCATTTATCTTTGTCAACTACGATCTTCATTTTTATTACCTTATAACTTATAACTTTTAACTTATAACAAGTATTTTTTAATAATGGAAAATTTGATTTAAATCCTTTTTTTAAACATTCTGATGATAAATACTCTTATCAAATTATAAGTTATAACTTTTAAGTTACAAGTTATAACACATTTACATTTGATGGTATAATTATATCAATTTTATTCTTTCATTTCAAATTTATCTATAAAGTAAGAGAATCTCTTTATAGTTTTTCGAAGACTTTTAAAACCCTGATCATCTTTTTTCACACCTTCTAGCGTATCCTGTGACCAGAAGTTAGCTCCCATATTTGCTCCATACGCCCCACCACTGATAGGAATAGCACCTGTTAGTATGTAAAATGTTAATATTTGTTGCATTGCAAGTTCTTGACCACCAATACGATCTCCGCCAACAGAAATGCCCATTCCTACTTTAAAACGCATGAAATCAAAGTTAACTGCACCTAATGCTCTGCATCGATCCATCACTGCTTTTAATTGTGCACTTAATCCTCCATTGTAAATTGGTGTAGCCATTATAATGCCTTTGGCCTCTATGATCAATGGATAAAGGTCCTGCATATCATCTTTAACAATACATTCTTTTTTTCTTATGCAATAATCGCAATGTCTACAAGGGTTAATGGTTTTTCCTCTCAAACCAAAAAATTCAGTTTCAAAACCTTTTTCTTCCAGCATTTTTAATGATTCTTTTAAAACATATTCTGTTGCCTGTTTTCTAGGACTACCACATATTCCCAATATCATCTTAATTGACACCTTCCATGAATGGGTAATGTTAAGTTGAAGAATTAATCTATAATTAATATTGGACATTTAAATAATAAAATTTATGTTTATTACGGAATAATCAAAAAAAAAGCTATAAAAAGTTAAAAGTCAAAAAAAATTAGAAATGAGGGAATAATAAAAACCCCCTATATTTATTCTTAGATTGATTCGTCTTCATCCATTGCTAAACGCATGGTATCAGGATCCTGTGGCATGCGGTCTAAAAAGTCTTGAGCTGAACGGCGCACATCCCTTGAACCAATAATATATCGACCAACAACAATTATGTCTGCTTTGCTATCGAGGGCCTTATCAACACGATCTGGAGTTACACCTCCTGCAACTGCAACCAGTTTACCTTTACCAAGTAACTCTTTGATCTGGTTAATATTTCCCCATTCAGTGACTTCTGCTAGTTTTTCTCCTCTTTCAGATTGCATTGTTTCAAGATCAACATTTCTGTGGAGTAGTACAATATCTGGTTTATATTCGAGTCCTTCGAGTTTTGCAACGATATTGTCAACATTCATCATGTCAAGAATAGAATATATTCCTTGTTTCTGAGCTTCGTGAATAGCTTTTTCTATTGATTCAATTGTTCCAAGTCCAGAAATTGCTATGGCATCTGCAGTTTCATCTGCAGCCATTTTAACTTCAATTCTACCCACATCGAGCGTTTTAAGATCTGCAATGATAAATGCATCATTTTTAAGCTCTCTGATCTTTCCAATGATTCCAACACCGAATTTCTTAACAAGTGGTGTTCCGGCCTCAATGAGTATTCTTTCCCTGTTTGGAAGTGTATTTATTATGCGTTCCATCTCTTCCATGTTATCCAAGTCAAGTGCAACTTGTAAATATGGTGGGCTCCACAATCTTGTTACTTTGAATCCCATTACAGGATGTGTTCCACGGTCTTTTTCTGCTAGAACCTTTTTAATAGACGGATAACCTTCCATTGCTCTCTGTATTGCGAGTTTGGTTGCACCGTAATTGTACTGGTAGATTTTACGGTAATTTTCAGCACCAGGATGTATAAACACCCCTGCAATAATAACAAGATCTTCAACATCTTCTTTTGGAATTAATCCTTCAGCAACAGCATCTGCTACAGCGCGACCTACTGCTGTTTGAGCAGGTCCAAATATTTTGTCAGCATCCTCTAAATCTCTTACAGTTACTTTTGGTACTATTAGTGTTGCGGGTTTGGTCAACAAATTTGGTCTTATTACAGATAAAAGTGGGGTGTGTCCTATTGACATATCGGCCATATTATTTACGAATGCCGCCCCGACAGGACCATTTTTATCTCCAATTATTAAATCAACGTGAGCGATTTCATTGCCATTTCCTATTAAGGCTTCACCTATTTGATACATAATTATTATCCTCCATATTAGTCTAATTAATCTTATGGATCAGATCATATAAATAAATATTTCAAATATTTTAAAATACTTAGAATTTTATTTTATGATGATTGATGATTTATTTTTTACATGATTGAGTTATATTTGTTTAATGAATCTTAAATAAACAATAAAAAAAGTAATAAGACTTACCAACCCAATTAAAAACTTATTCATATTAAATAAAAAAAATATAGGATATGGAAAGACTATTGTGTTAAATGTCCTTCTATGAAATCGTCATATCCTTGAAGATCGAGTAATCCATGACCTGAGAATGATATTAAAATATTCTTCTCTTCTCCTGTCTTTTTACACTTCAATGCTTCATCCATTCCTACTTTTATAGCATGGCATGTTTCTGGAGCAGGTATAACTCCTTCAGTATTAGCAAATATTTGGCCTGTTTTAAATATTTCTGTCTGATTTACAGTTCTTCCCTCTACAAGACCTTGATTAACCAATAAAGCAACCAACGGCGCCATTCCATGATATCGTAAACCGCCTGCATGAACTGATGGAGGTACAAAGTCATGTCCTAGGGTGTACATTTTCATTAGTGGAGTTAAACCAGCTGTGTCTCCGTAATCGTATCGGTATTCTCCTTGTGTAAGTGTTGGGCATGATGAAGGTTCTGCAGCTAGGAACTCACAGTCTAGATCTCCTGAGATTTTATCTTTCATGAAGGGGAATGCTGCTCCACCAAAGTTACTTCCTCCTCCCACGCAGCCCACTAATACATCGGGGGTTTCATCTATAAGTTCGAATTGTTTCTTGGCCTCTAGACCAATTACTGTTTGATGGAGAAGTACATGGTTTAAAACACTTCCGAGGGTATAAAATACTTTTTCATCTGTTAAAGCATCTTCAATAGCTTCAGATATTGCGATTCCAAGGGATCCTGGATGATTTGGGTCTTCCTTAAGTATTTTCCTACCGAAATCTGTTCTATCACTTGGTGATGGTATAACTTCTCCGTTGTAAAGATGCATTACTGTTTTACGATATGGTTTTTGTTTGAATGAAACATTTACCATATAAACTGTACATTCAAGCCCTAAAAGTGAACATGCGAGAGATAATGCAGATCCCCATTGTCCGGCTCCTGTTTCGGTTGTTAATCTTTCAGCACCAGCCTTTTTAGCATAATATGCCTGGGCAATTGCTGTGTTTAATTTGTGGCTGCCAACAGGAGACATATCTTCACGTTTGTAGTATATCTTTGCAGGTGTATCTAAATACTTTTCAAGTCCCGTTGCTCTAAAAAGTGGAGTAGGCCGTCCCACCTGCTTGTATACGTTTCTAATTTCTTTTGGAATATCTATCCATCTTTCCTGTGACATTTCTTGCTCAAGAACATACTTGGAAAATATTTTTGGTAAATTTTCAAGTTGTTGTCCCTCTTTAGTTTGTGAGGATGCAGGGAGTTCCACAGGTAGATCTGCAACTATATTGTACCATTTTTTTGGAGTGTCCTTTTCTGAAAGTGTTATTTTATACATTCAATCACCTATCCATGATATTTAATCATTCAAATTCTGGTTGTAACCAATTAATATTCTTAAACTACTAATGTACCTTAAGTTTAAGTTGTACTAAATCTATTTTTAATGTATTATTTAAATCTTTGTTGTCCATATATGTACATTATCAATTCTAGAGAATTTAATAGGATAAACAACAGATATATTTATATGAATATACTAGCTGTTGATGTTGGAGTTGGAACACAGGATATAATGTTTTATGATACAGATTATCCAATAGAAAATTCTATAAAAATGGTTATGCCCTCACCAACCAAGATACTTGCAAAAAGGATTCGAAAACACCACAATGATATTTTAATTAATGGTAATACAATGGGTGGAGGTCCGGTTAATAAAGCAATAGAAAATCATATTAAAAGAGGATACAAAGTTCTTATGACTGAAAATGCTGCGCGGACGGTTCGAGATGATTTAAAACGTGTAAAGTCACTAGGTATAGAAATTGTACCTGAAAGAGAACATCATCCGGAACTTGGAAGGGTGGAACTCAAAGATATAGATTTAGATTCAATAAAAGAGTCATTATCCAAATTTGAAGTAAAATTGGATTTTGATTACATTGGTATTGCAATCCAAGATCATGGATATCTGGAAGGAGTAGGAGATCGGAACTTTCGATTCATGAAAATAAAAGAAAAACTTAATGTTCCAAGGTATCCTGAAGAATTTGCTTATTATGATAAGGTTCCAGAATATTTCACCAGAATGAATGGTGTTTTAAACACTTTAAAGGGTTATAAACCAATTATTATGGATTCAAAGTTTGCATCAATATGCGGTGCTACGTGTGATCCTATTGTTAAAGAGTTAAATAGTTATATTGCTATTGATATAGGGAATGGA
This sequence is a window from Methanobacterium sp. SMA-27. Protein-coding genes within it:
- a CDS encoding helix-hairpin-helix domain-containing protein, whose translation is MVILGDSARYDLCNYGNYNPDNFLSGKLPGIYNATAGNGVCIPLFKVLMTNKCSNDCRYCVNHGGHKFNRVEFTPNELTSTFLDYYNNRLVEGLFLSSGIPRDADVSMENMVEVARKLRMEHEYNGYIHLKILPGTSYDLLKRAMSLADRVSVNIEAATPDGFEELSTTKTFNNDILRRMKWIQRLMKKDENLAPSGQSTQFIVGATDETDTEILKRANWLQKKLDIKRSYFSPFNSMKNTPLENHSEPHPKRTSRLYQADHLIQSYGFDLDELVFEEDGNMKLDLDPKYSAALSKMEMFPVEINSASYKDLLRVPGIGKISARRIIESRKRNISFKSMEDLKKMGVSIGRAETFVKLKSSYQSTL
- the cfbB gene encoding Ni-sirohydrochlorin a,c-diamide synthase, which translates into the protein MRAVIAGTGSAVGKTTISTGIMRALSNEYDIQPFKAGPDYIDPTYHGLATGNISRNLDSFFMSEDQIREGFQRAMKISNADFGIVEGVRGLYEGISSLNDVGSTASIAKALNAPVILILNSKSLVKSAAAIVIGFKTLDPSIKIEGVILNYIKNRKHYLKTKEAVEKLADTTVIGGISRNDSIKVEERHLGLVPAIERQNILQSIEKWGDVMADNIDLDALISIMKGSGKLSGGRAPLWDEGNRNKVKIGVAMDEVFTFYYRENLEALEANNADIIPFSPLHDEELPDVDGIYIGGGYPEIFANELESNQSMRKSILKFHNEGNPIYAECGGLMYLSKSINNRNMCNVFNYPSTMTKNVQALSYVISEAQRDNIILKKGESFRGHEFHYSKVDIGNAKPKFAFKILRGKGIFGSQDGLMENNTVASYVHTHVAACTQFGLNFTTNAYLHE
- a CDS encoding F420-dependent methylenetetrahydromethanopterin dehydrogenase; translated protein: MVVKIGIIKCGNIGTSPVIDLLLDERADRPNIDTCVIGSGAKMNPEEIEKAVPLMLEMDRDFVVFISPNPGAPGPAKARELLSAADVPAIIIGDAPGLRSKDEMDEQGLGYIIVKADPMIGARREFLDPTEMASFNSDVIKVLALTGAYRVVQNTIDAAVNAVGAGETLELPKVVISRDKAVEAAQFASPYAKAKAMAAYEIATKVADLDVEACFMTKAAEKYIPLVASAHEMLGVAAKLASEARDIEKANDTVVRTPHGGKGQTLSKSVLMEKPE
- a CDS encoding HD domain-containing protein — encoded protein: MIENLIERFYESASMNRWNDHIRPVELTELDKQAHKMVIAYVIANFEEKDRNAEINWQNLIEGGIFEFLHRTILTDIKPPVFHKMMEEKGESLNKHVLKLLESDMNGLSPEFKENFERYLFDSKYAQLEKKILKAAHYMATNWEFRIIYHTSPFIYGIEETKEAIENQIEDHFDLIGVQKLSLEKKSFGFIDLCGQLRFQERWAHSPRLPKTSVLGHMYIVAITSYLFSLENNSCKKRLYNNFFTGLFHDLPEVLTKDIISPVKGSVEGLEDIIKEYEENQMKTRLLPLLPLSWREEMRYFTQDEFENKIKINDNIHKGIKFKELNGKYNKNKFQPLDGKLIKACDKLAAFIEADFSIKHGITSKHLEEGRKNIYEDFKTKKVSGIDFGSIFNYFKEKSFKIKDF
- a CDS encoding MBL fold metallo-hydrolase is translated as MTKKVPILKNETGKTIIQTVSKSSSTPTNSFIIISSSGTVIVTDPTSMPTQEELDLNPDAVVITHSHSDHIDPKFIETLKCKKSIGTVERFDVKDIHIYSIPSSHRGNIINYNNPNNVIYVLEVDGLKIAHMGDIGQDHMTIKQIESLGKIDIALMQFSNPFSGMFNSDKGYTLIEEIKPQLIIPTHSNPRSTRKIAKILGKLEIVENFLSVNTESLKDKNRRVVWMKNTLKY
- a CDS encoding flavodoxin translates to MKTLIACYSYSGHPLKVAKKLQKKINADLTEIKTENDKWYLFKIWDSFRANKVPIKNCTTDLMNYDGLILCCPVWAGRTPAAINQYLYELKNVKDKQFAVFCDFRRE
- the hisB gene encoding imidazoleglycerol-phosphate dehydratase HisB, yielding MRKQKMNRKTSETDIKIVLDLDGEGKFNVETGIEFFDHMLDSFAKHGRFDLEVEAKGDIGVDDHHTVEDVGILLGEVFNKAIGDKKGIKRMAHAIVPMDDALATVALDISGRNYSVLNFKFKKAKVGDLSTENIVHFFASFANSAKININANVEGENDHHKIEALFKSFARALKEASMIEHDSIPSTKGIL
- a CDS encoding 4Fe-4S binding protein, giving the protein MKIVVDKDKCTGCGICKEACPKGAKIWDINEKAMATNLEYCHLCTICAGKCPEQAIQVIRDEGNEKTKNE